In one window of Desulfovibrio sp. DNA:
- a CDS encoding MTH1187 family thiamine-binding protein, with amino-acid sequence MSVIAELSLFPLGAQGSLSPYVAKAVGVIKDSGLPYQLGPMGTCIEGDWQEVMDVVTRCFNTLKEDQDRVYLTLKVDWRAGRASGLTSKTQSVESYLRS; translated from the coding sequence ATGAGCGTCATTGCCGAACTCTCTCTCTTTCCTCTGGGAGCACAGGGGAGCCTGTCGCCCTATGTGGCCAAGGCCGTGGGTGTTATCAAGGATTCCGGCCTTCCCTACCAGCTTGGGCCCATGGGGACCTGTATAGAAGGGGATTGGCAGGAAGTGATGGACGTTGTGACGCGCTGTTTCAACACCCTCAAGGAGGACCAGGACCGCGTCTACCTGACCCTCAAGGTCGATTGGCGCGCCGGGCGCGCGTCAGGGCTTACTTCCAAAACCCAATCTGTGGAATCATACCTGCGGAGCTGA
- a CDS encoding zinc dependent phospholipase C family protein, producing MALLIAFSFLLVLLLPGEALAWGPGVHTAAARFVLANLDLVPVSVASLITQFPNTYLYGCLSADFFVGKGTKGKPGHSHNWDSAFRLADAAHSPQLMAHALGYMSHLAADVVAHNYYVPDVMARTAMPGNLAHVYVEMQADSHLTGGHALKGRLSRPSQRMVDRSLVAALDKNPLSYLCRKRVFGGSVRLSRLRGWNRSLRFAQRLMPLPNGEKPVEDMFELSLRAVFDVLHSPEESVLKNFDPIGSANLARAKRKRAASVDERLLGLPALPILVFQDVA from the coding sequence TTGGCGCTTCTTATAGCGTTCTCATTTCTTTTGGTGCTCCTGCTTCCTGGGGAGGCCCTGGCCTGGGGGCCCGGCGTTCATACCGCCGCGGCCCGGTTCGTGCTGGCCAACCTCGATCTCGTGCCTGTGAGCGTCGCCTCGTTGATAACCCAGTTCCCCAACACATACCTGTACGGCTGCCTGAGCGCGGACTTCTTCGTGGGCAAGGGAACGAAAGGAAAACCGGGTCACAGCCACAACTGGGATTCGGCCTTCCGCCTGGCCGACGCGGCGCACTCACCCCAGCTCATGGCGCACGCCCTGGGCTACATGTCCCACCTGGCTGCGGACGTGGTGGCCCACAACTACTATGTGCCCGACGTGATGGCCCGTACGGCCATGCCCGGCAATCTGGCGCATGTGTACGTGGAAATGCAGGCGGATTCGCACCTCACCGGCGGGCATGCCCTGAAAGGCCGTTTGTCCCGGCCCTCGCAGCGCATGGTGGACCGCAGCCTTGTGGCTGCCTTGGATAAGAATCCCCTTTCCTATCTTTGCCGCAAGCGGGTTTTCGGTGGCAGCGTCAGGCTCTCCAGACTGCGCGGCTGGAATCGCTCCTTGCGTTTCGCCCAACGTCTGATGCCACTGCCCAACGGAGAAAAGCCCGTAGAGGACATGTTCGAGTTGTCCCTTCGGGCGGTTTTTGATGTGCTGCATTCGCCGGAAGAGTCTGTCCTTAAAAATTTCGACCCCATCGGAAGCGCGAACTTGGCCAGGGCCAAACGCAAGCGCGCGGCGTCCGTGGATGAGCGTCTGCTCGGGCTTCCGGCCCTGCCAATCCTGGTGTTTCAAGACGTGGCCTAG
- a CDS encoding MFS transporter: MPAPRTNEPNSPASSQGKTRVLVAGCLAHLTHDGLTDMLYVFFPVWQQLFSLSFLEVGLLKTFFSGTMASFQLPAGRLGTRLGLLPTLVTGTMITSLALFATGYCSTFLAIGILLFLGGLGSSAQHPLASSAIANAYAGQDRRTALSAYNFIGDVGKLLMPSLAALLIARLDWQSSIRFLSLCGIASGLIVAVTLARANASLPMNAPAGKTRSGWFTFPITPAFASLSAIGVLDSATRVGLLTFLPFLLRDKGADLPTLGLALGLIFAGGAAGKLACGILASRLGILRSVILTETATACAILCMVFLPLSGELLLCPVLGVVLNGTSSILYGSVPELVDPPRNEAFAFFYTVGIGSGAVAPFFYGLLGDALGVVTTLVIVAVMVLATTPLTFPLRGKLR, encoded by the coding sequence ATGCCAGCCCCACGAACCAACGAACCCAATTCGCCCGCTTCTTCACAGGGGAAAACCCGGGTGCTTGTCGCCGGCTGCCTGGCTCACCTTACCCACGACGGCCTGACAGACATGCTGTATGTCTTTTTTCCCGTGTGGCAGCAGCTTTTTTCCTTGAGTTTCCTGGAGGTCGGCTTGCTCAAGACCTTCTTCTCAGGGACCATGGCCAGCTTCCAACTACCGGCGGGCAGGCTGGGAACTCGCCTGGGACTCTTGCCCACCCTGGTGACCGGCACCATGATCACCAGCCTGGCCCTGTTCGCTACCGGTTATTGCTCAACCTTCCTGGCCATCGGCATTCTGCTCTTCCTGGGCGGCCTCGGCTCCAGCGCCCAGCACCCTCTGGCCTCCTCGGCCATCGCCAACGCCTATGCCGGCCAGGACCGCCGCACCGCGCTCAGCGCGTACAACTTCATCGGCGATGTCGGCAAATTGCTGATGCCAAGCCTCGCCGCCCTTCTCATCGCCCGCCTCGACTGGCAATCGTCCATCCGTTTCTTGAGTCTCTGCGGCATTGCCTCAGGTTTGATCGTGGCCGTTACCCTGGCCCGCGCGAATGCATCGCTCCCGATGAACGCTCCTGCGGGCAAGACGAGAAGCGGCTGGTTTACATTTCCCATAACCCCGGCCTTCGCCTCCCTGTCCGCCATAGGCGTTCTGGACAGCGCCACCAGGGTGGGGCTCCTCACCTTCCTTCCTTTCCTGCTCAGAGACAAGGGCGCGGACCTGCCCACCCTTGGGCTGGCTCTGGGGCTAATTTTCGCAGGAGGCGCGGCCGGCAAGCTCGCCTGCGGCATACTGGCATCCCGACTGGGTATCCTGCGCTCGGTTATTCTGACAGAGACGGCCACGGCCTGCGCCATCCTGTGCATGGTCTTCCTGCCGCTTTCGGGCGAACTGCTCCTGTGCCCAGTCCTGGGGGTGGTGCTCAACGGCACCTCGAGCATCCTCTACGGCAGCGTGCCGGAACTTGTGGACCCTCCCCGCAACGAAGCGTTCGCCTTCTTCTACACGGTGGGCATCGGGTCCGGCGCGGTCGCACCGTTTTTCTACGGGCTGTTGGGGGATGCCCTGGGCGTTGTGACCACGCTTGTAATCGTGGCCGTTATGGTCCTGGCCACCACTCCGCTCACATTTCCGCTACGTGGCAAACTCCGCTAG
- the ybgF gene encoding tol-pal system protein YbgF, whose translation MKSVMLILATLVLTSCAPSSKPIDQEQLAQANMQADMNSLKSRSQEMRMRLEEIESILGRQGRGFTLEDVNKRLAQLEETVARMAATLGVDTGARAPSSSGPGFSSSGHTPSLSDTAPVGPITMGPDSTDPAEAIYNMAMEAFNQRDYDRSNTLFSELVKSYPSSRQTPNALFWQAESNYQQGDYARAALICQDLIQKYPNHPMAPSAMLKQGLCFRKLGKVQAAKIVFQDVEKRYPGSPEARSAQTQLRELR comes from the coding sequence ATGAAATCTGTAATGCTCATCCTTGCGACGCTGGTTCTAACCTCCTGCGCCCCCTCTTCCAAGCCCATCGACCAGGAGCAGCTGGCCCAGGCCAACATGCAGGCCGACATGAACTCGCTCAAATCCCGCTCCCAGGAAATGCGTATGCGTTTGGAGGAGATAGAATCCATCCTGGGCAGACAGGGGAGAGGATTCACCCTGGAGGATGTCAACAAGCGCCTGGCCCAGTTGGAAGAGACCGTGGCCCGCATGGCCGCCACCCTGGGCGTGGACACCGGGGCCCGCGCTCCTTCCTCGTCCGGTCCGGGTTTCTCTTCGTCCGGACATACTCCCTCACTCTCTGATACGGCTCCGGTTGGCCCCATCACCATGGGGCCCGACAGCACAGACCCGGCCGAAGCCATCTACAACATGGCCATGGAAGCCTTCAACCAGCGAGACTATGACCGCTCCAACACCTTGTTCTCGGAACTCGTGAAGAGCTACCCGTCCTCAAGGCAGACTCCGAACGCCCTTTTCTGGCAGGCCGAGTCCAACTACCAGCAAGGCGACTACGCCAGGGCTGCGCTCATCTGCCAGGACCTCATCCAGAAGTATCCCAACCATCCCATGGCCCCCTCGGCCATGCTCAAGCAGGGGCTTTGCTTCCGCAAGCTGGGCAAAGTCCAGGCCGCGAAGATCGTTTTTCAGGATGTGGAGAAACGCTATCCCGGCAGCCCGGAAGCCAGGAGCGCCCAAACCCAGCTGAGGGAACTGAGATAG
- a CDS encoding bifunctional acetate--CoA ligase family protein/GNAT family N-acetyltransferase, whose amino-acid sequence MSVANLDGLFKPNSVAVIGASNQPGHVGRVVMENLLAGAFLGPVMPLCLDEDEVLGVEAYKGVDTLPLTPDLAILCIPPAEAPDYIFRLGRRGVKAAVALCPGYAKLTPAEKWEIQEKMLAAAEDEDIRILGPSGLGLIIPPIGLNASLVAAEPPKGRIAFISQSASLFTGVLDWARGHGIGFSYVVSLGDRLDLKYHDLFDYLSQDPNTRSILLYLESVSDARKFMSAARAAARNKPVLVVKPGRRRGPGGESIARPGQGLDEVYHEAFRRAGMLRVFEIDALFDAAQTLARSQQLKGDKLAILTNGGSIGVMSADTLVERGGKLSGVSEQTGQTLRELLGPNWLRESIIDMGLTATPEHYHDALAAVLKDKEPNAVLVMHVPFAAVQGEEAAKAVIKAASKSQRPVFTCWLGHGMAEPARTLFSQAGIPTYNTPDTAVRAFLDMANHRRTQELLMEMPASIPAGFTPDSECAQGVVQAVLEEGRSELTEPEAKVVLAAYGIPVIHSRLVQTTEEVLEAAEELGYPVAIKVVSPDIPQPFDVGGVVLDIEDREELKQAALAVKARARKLELGARIKGFIVQKMGRRGAQELLLQAQVDPVFGPYLRFGQGGLAAKLSQDKAIALPPLNMSLARDLINRTRVSAFLRGLGGRAAADIDAICLTIIQVAQLLIDVPQIQEIDINPLFADSQGVAVLGTRIRVADVMASGQDRLAIRPYPKELEESAVLKNGRKIMIRPIRPEDEPAHYEFFKHLSPEDLRFRFFGVVRELSHMEMTRLTQIDYEREMAFIATAPNEEGVSETLGVVRASAKPDNSSAEFAIIVRSDQKGQGLGRRLMEKIIQYCRDRGTGSITGQALLDNKGMQGLAEKVGFDVWRNTDDEVVEMLLDLKQPSTVR is encoded by the coding sequence ATGAGCGTTGCCAATCTAGACGGACTCTTTAAGCCCAACTCCGTGGCTGTCATCGGTGCCTCCAACCAGCCCGGACACGTTGGGCGGGTGGTGATGGAAAACTTGCTGGCCGGAGCATTTCTGGGCCCGGTGATGCCACTGTGCCTGGACGAGGACGAAGTGCTTGGCGTCGAGGCGTACAAGGGGGTCGACACCCTTCCCCTTACTCCTGACCTGGCCATCCTGTGCATACCCCCCGCAGAAGCCCCGGACTACATTTTCCGGCTTGGCCGGCGCGGCGTCAAGGCTGCGGTGGCCCTCTGCCCTGGATATGCCAAACTGACGCCAGCGGAAAAATGGGAGATTCAGGAAAAGATGCTCGCCGCGGCCGAGGACGAGGACATCCGCATCCTCGGACCCTCCGGTCTGGGGCTCATCATTCCTCCCATCGGCTTGAACGCCAGCCTGGTGGCTGCGGAGCCGCCCAAGGGGCGAATCGCCTTCATCTCTCAATCCGCCTCGCTGTTCACCGGTGTTCTTGACTGGGCCAGGGGGCACGGAATCGGCTTCTCCTACGTGGTATCGCTTGGCGACCGCCTGGACCTCAAATACCATGACCTTTTCGACTATCTCTCCCAGGACCCCAACACCCGCTCCATCCTGCTCTATCTGGAGTCGGTGTCCGACGCCCGCAAGTTCATGAGCGCGGCCCGGGCCGCCGCGCGCAACAAACCTGTTCTGGTGGTCAAGCCCGGACGCAGGCGTGGCCCTGGCGGCGAATCAATCGCCAGGCCTGGCCAGGGACTGGACGAGGTCTACCACGAGGCTTTCCGCCGCGCGGGCATGCTGCGTGTTTTCGAGATCGACGCCCTGTTCGACGCCGCCCAGACCCTGGCCCGCTCCCAGCAGCTCAAGGGCGACAAACTGGCCATCCTCACTAACGGCGGATCCATCGGCGTCATGAGCGCGGACACCCTTGTGGAACGCGGTGGCAAGCTCTCTGGCGTGTCCGAACAGACCGGCCAAACCTTGCGTGAACTCTTGGGCCCCAACTGGCTTCGCGAGAGCATCATCGACATGGGACTCACGGCCACTCCTGAACACTATCACGACGCCCTGGCCGCCGTACTAAAGGATAAGGAGCCCAACGCGGTTCTCGTGATGCACGTTCCTTTCGCCGCGGTTCAAGGTGAAGAGGCCGCCAAGGCCGTGATAAAAGCCGCATCGAAGAGCCAGCGCCCTGTATTCACCTGCTGGCTGGGACACGGCATGGCCGAACCGGCACGCACTCTTTTCAGCCAGGCCGGAATTCCCACGTACAATACTCCGGACACCGCAGTACGAGCCTTCCTGGACATGGCAAACCACCGCCGCACCCAGGAACTGCTTATGGAAATGCCTGCCAGCATTCCGGCCGGGTTCACCCCGGACAGCGAGTGCGCCCAGGGAGTGGTGCAGGCGGTTCTCGAAGAAGGGCGCAGCGAGCTGACAGAACCCGAGGCCAAGGTGGTGCTTGCCGCCTATGGCATCCCGGTAATCCACTCCAGACTGGTGCAGACCACGGAGGAGGTGCTGGAGGCGGCCGAGGAGCTGGGCTATCCCGTGGCCATCAAGGTGGTCTCCCCTGACATTCCCCAGCCTTTCGACGTGGGCGGCGTGGTACTCGATATCGAGGACAGGGAAGAACTCAAACAGGCAGCGCTGGCGGTAAAAGCCCGAGCGCGCAAGCTGGAACTCGGCGCCAGAATCAAGGGCTTCATCGTCCAGAAGATGGGGCGCCGGGGAGCCCAGGAGCTCTTGCTCCAGGCTCAGGTGGACCCCGTGTTCGGCCCGTACCTCCGCTTCGGCCAGGGCGGCCTTGCTGCCAAGCTCTCTCAGGACAAGGCCATCGCCCTGCCGCCACTCAACATGAGCCTGGCCCGCGACCTCATCAACCGGACCCGCGTGTCAGCCTTCCTGCGTGGTTTGGGCGGCCGGGCGGCAGCGGACATAGACGCCATCTGCCTGACCATCATACAGGTGGCCCAGTTGCTCATTGACGTCCCGCAGATACAGGAGATCGACATCAATCCCCTCTTCGCGGACAGCCAGGGGGTGGCTGTACTGGGGACGCGCATCCGCGTCGCCGACGTGATGGCTTCCGGGCAGGACCGGTTGGCCATCCGCCCCTACCCCAAAGAACTGGAGGAATCCGCCGTCCTCAAGAACGGGCGCAAAATCATGATCCGCCCCATCCGCCCGGAAGACGAGCCAGCCCACTACGAGTTCTTCAAGCACCTCTCGCCGGAGGATCTGCGCTTCCGTTTTTTCGGGGTGGTGCGCGAACTTTCCCATATGGAAATGACCCGGCTCACCCAGATCGACTACGAACGCGAAATGGCCTTCATTGCCACTGCGCCCAATGAAGAGGGCGTGAGCGAAACCCTGGGGGTTGTGAGGGCTTCGGCCAAGCCGGACAACAGCTCGGCGGAATTCGCCATCATTGTCCGCTCCGACCAGAAGGGTCAGGGGCTTGGGAGGCGCTTGATGGAGAAAATCATTCAATATTGCCGTGACAGGGGCACGGGGTCCATTACCGGCCAGGCCCTTCTGGACAACAAAGGCATGCAGGGGCTGGCCGAAAAAGTGGGATTTGACGTGTGGCGCAACACGGACGACGAAGTGGTCGAAATGCTCCTGGACCTCAAACAACCGTCAACTGTACGATAA
- a CDS encoding YeeE/YedE family protein: protein MAALALGFCFGLCLEKAGFGSSRRLSGVFYFTDMSVVKVMFSAMVTAAIGLVAAERLGVVSLDALYQMPTILGAHAVGGVIFGLGFAMGGWCPGTAAVGLASGRLDALMFLAGIVLGSIGYNEAFPWIAPHASTGSKGVVFLYQSLDITKDQLVLGLTVSAVAMFWISEVIERGPAIARPGVSRLFLAGFSVALCIFALVALNMPKLDLAKVRQAPTSGVTQIPAQTQPSTSPSEGQILAAVQSGRDHMEPEELAKRIMANDSTLTLVDIRSKEEFDTFHLKGASNIPISKLPEALAPKRGQGVIVLYSNGMTHPAQARDALARLGFANVYILTDGLAGFFDTVLKPASLREGPVTQEKAAEIRAARQFFLPAELTKPTSPALLSPPGQLPGLVDTTWLAANLGKPGLKVVDLRPQPQYNSGHIPGSLSLHLESLRGNVGGLPSMLLPGPMIAQHLGQMGITSRDLVVIVSGESPHDATLLAVALERVGHSRYAVLSGGMKAWAAGNLPKDTVLPKVTPVRHPAPETGDAPDGFTVSGREVLAAMNSGKTVIIDVRPVEFYTGAKSDEARAGHIPSAVNRPFTEDHAKGQGDLVVLKPVAELEKAYSAVIPAKNYPVIVHCRTGHQASQTWWVLTRLLGYTNVKYYDAGWTEWAARPDWPVTAPVPAEKEQKK from the coding sequence ATGGCCGCCCTGGCCCTGGGCTTCTGCTTCGGACTCTGCCTGGAGAAAGCCGGATTCGGCAGTTCCAGGCGCCTTTCCGGCGTTTTCTATTTTACTGACATGTCCGTGGTGAAGGTGATGTTCTCGGCCATGGTCACGGCCGCCATCGGCTTGGTGGCCGCTGAACGCCTGGGAGTGGTGAGCCTTGACGCCCTCTACCAGATGCCGACCATCCTTGGTGCCCACGCCGTGGGCGGTGTCATCTTCGGCCTCGGGTTCGCCATGGGGGGCTGGTGTCCTGGCACTGCTGCGGTCGGCCTGGCTTCGGGCCGGCTGGACGCCCTGATGTTTCTTGCAGGCATCGTGCTCGGTTCCATCGGCTACAACGAGGCCTTCCCCTGGATCGCCCCGCACGCCTCGACAGGCTCGAAAGGCGTGGTGTTTCTGTACCAAAGCCTGGACATCACCAAGGACCAGCTTGTGCTGGGGCTCACGGTATCGGCCGTGGCCATGTTCTGGATTTCCGAGGTTATAGAGCGAGGCCCGGCCATCGCCCGGCCAGGAGTGAGCCGGCTCTTCCTGGCCGGTTTCAGCGTGGCCCTGTGCATCTTCGCCCTGGTGGCCTTGAACATGCCCAAGCTGGACTTGGCCAAGGTCCGGCAAGCTCCCACCAGTGGGGTCACGCAGATCCCGGCTCAGACGCAGCCTTCGACGTCTCCATCCGAAGGCCAGATTCTGGCTGCGGTCCAGTCAGGCAGGGACCACATGGAGCCCGAAGAGCTGGCCAAACGGATCATGGCCAACGACTCCACACTCACCCTGGTGGACATCCGTTCCAAAGAGGAATTCGACACCTTCCACCTCAAAGGCGCTTCCAACATTCCCATTTCCAAGTTGCCTGAAGCCCTTGCCCCAAAGCGCGGCCAAGGGGTCATCGTGCTCTATTCCAACGGCATGACCCACCCGGCCCAGGCCCGGGACGCCTTAGCACGTCTGGGCTTTGCAAACGTGTATATACTCACGGACGGACTCGCCGGATTCTTCGACACGGTTCTCAAGCCGGCATCGCTTCGCGAAGGTCCCGTTACGCAAGAAAAGGCCGCGGAGATCCGCGCCGCCAGGCAGTTCTTCCTGCCAGCCGAGCTGACCAAACCCACATCCCCGGCCTTGCTCTCGCCCCCAGGCCAGCTGCCCGGCTTGGTGGACACCACCTGGCTTGCGGCAAATCTCGGTAAGCCAGGGCTCAAGGTCGTGGATCTGAGGCCCCAGCCCCAGTACAACTCGGGGCACATTCCCGGAAGCCTGTCGCTTCATCTGGAAAGCCTACGCGGCAATGTGGGCGGGCTGCCTTCCATGCTCCTGCCCGGCCCCATGATAGCCCAGCACCTGGGGCAGATGGGCATCACGTCCCGCGACCTGGTGGTGATAGTGTCCGGGGAATCGCCTCACGACGCAACGCTTCTGGCGGTTGCCCTGGAACGTGTGGGACATTCGCGCTACGCCGTGCTCTCGGGTGGCATGAAGGCCTGGGCTGCCGGGAATCTCCCCAAGGACACCGTGCTTCCCAAGGTGACGCCCGTGCGCCATCCGGCTCCAGAAACCGGAGATGCGCCTGACGGGTTTACCGTAAGCGGCAGAGAGGTCCTCGCGGCCATGAACAGCGGCAAGACCGTGATCATCGACGTGCGCCCTGTGGAATTTTACACGGGAGCAAAATCCGACGAGGCCCGGGCCGGCCACATACCTTCGGCCGTGAACCGGCCCTTCACAGAAGACCACGCCAAGGGCCAAGGGGACTTGGTGGTTCTCAAACCCGTGGCCGAGCTGGAAAAGGCCTATTCAGCCGTTATCCCCGCCAAGAACTACCCGGTCATCGTGCACTGCCGCACCGGACACCAGGCTTCGCAGACGTGGTGGGTGCTCACCAGACTTCTGGGCTACACCAACGTGAAATACTACGACGCCGGCTGGACCGAATGGGCCGCCCGCCCGGATTGGCCTGTGACCGCTCCGGTACCCGCCGAAAAGGAACAGAAAAAATGA
- a CDS encoding AMP-binding protein — MNHANRERFWDERARELITWSSPWTKACPESFTPSENWFEGATLDVSANCLDRHIEAGRADVPALIWQGEPEDEAAVFTYAKLQEQVRRAAVVLAGLGVSKGDVVGIALPALPELVIAMLALARLGAVHLVIPAGIAPAVVLERMLACKAILFITSDGYFKAGQAVSLSQPPGGPRRVVVRRTGRPMEDERPDDLWWHELMDSRGAPPMLPGTVHGASDPLFILYTSGSSGCPKGLVHSAGGFLTACAYSARQAFGGGPGMTMWCLAEPGWIMGHAYAVFAPLCLGATTLLYEGSPGYPRPDRIWRIAQKHQVATLITTPALTGQLMREGEAWPAARDLPALKLIVSVGEKLTPESRRWLARSVGKGRAPVVDAWGQTETGGVLMISGSQGGLAPLTGVDVSTGEDGRLLLDSPWPGLAIGLVGGTLEFSGRYDTGDLARTSPDGKIIIQGRSELVGNEFPLAAVEAAVAAYPDVAEAAAVASGEQVVVYATLRAEAAEPYGIEDVLADVVRKEVEGPEFPLVIRVVEELPKTRSGKIARQALRGAAEGRMGDVSGLADPSVMGALLDGKDSLF, encoded by the coding sequence ATGAACCACGCGAACCGTGAACGCTTCTGGGACGAGCGAGCCAGAGAACTTATAACCTGGAGCTCGCCGTGGACCAAGGCCTGCCCCGAATCATTCACACCCTCCGAAAACTGGTTTGAAGGGGCGACCCTCGATGTGAGCGCCAACTGCCTGGACCGGCACATAGAGGCGGGCAGGGCGGATGTTCCCGCCCTGATCTGGCAGGGTGAGCCCGAGGACGAGGCAGCAGTCTTCACATACGCCAAGCTCCAGGAGCAGGTGCGCAGGGCAGCCGTGGTGTTGGCCGGACTCGGAGTAAGCAAGGGGGACGTGGTGGGGATTGCCCTGCCGGCGTTGCCTGAATTGGTCATCGCCATGCTCGCACTGGCCAGGCTTGGCGCGGTGCATCTTGTCATTCCTGCGGGGATAGCTCCCGCGGTGGTGCTGGAACGCATGCTAGCATGCAAGGCCATCCTGTTCATCACCTCCGACGGATATTTCAAGGCTGGCCAAGCCGTCAGCCTGAGCCAGCCCCCGGGAGGGCCGCGCCGCGTGGTAGTCCGCCGCACGGGCAGACCCATGGAGGACGAGAGACCGGATGATCTGTGGTGGCACGAACTCATGGATTCCCGGGGTGCTCCACCGATGCTCCCGGGGACGGTTCACGGTGCATCCGATCCGCTGTTCATTCTCTATACTTCTGGGTCTTCCGGCTGTCCCAAGGGGCTTGTTCACTCTGCGGGCGGATTCCTTACAGCATGCGCCTATTCGGCCAGGCAGGCCTTCGGGGGCGGCCCGGGAATGACGATGTGGTGTCTGGCCGAGCCCGGCTGGATCATGGGGCATGCCTACGCGGTGTTCGCGCCCCTGTGCCTCGGGGCCACCACGCTTCTCTATGAAGGCTCGCCCGGGTACCCCAGGCCGGACCGCATCTGGCGCATCGCCCAGAAGCACCAGGTGGCAACGCTCATCACCACTCCCGCCCTGACCGGCCAACTCATGCGCGAAGGCGAGGCCTGGCCTGCGGCGCGTGACCTTCCCGCTCTCAAGCTGATCGTGAGTGTGGGCGAAAAGCTCACCCCGGAGAGCCGTCGCTGGCTGGCCCGCTCCGTGGGCAAGGGCCGCGCCCCGGTGGTGGATGCCTGGGGCCAGACCGAAACCGGCGGCGTGCTCATGATCTCCGGCAGCCAGGGAGGATTGGCTCCCCTGACCGGAGTGGATGTTTCGACCGGCGAGGACGGGCGGCTCTTACTGGACAGTCCATGGCCAGGTCTGGCCATTGGCCTGGTGGGAGGGACACTGGAGTTCTCAGGACGATACGATACCGGAGACCTGGCCCGCACATCTCCAGACGGCAAGATCATCATCCAGGGGCGCTCGGAACTTGTCGGTAACGAGTTCCCCCTGGCAGCGGTGGAAGCCGCGGTTGCCGCGTATCCGGACGTGGCAGAGGCCGCTGCCGTGGCGTCCGGAGAGCAGGTGGTCGTCTATGCCACTTTGAGGGCCGAAGCCGCCGAACCCTACGGCATCGAGGATGTGCTGGCCGATGTGGTCCGCAAGGAAGTGGAAGGCCCGGAGTTTCCACTGGTGATCCGCGTGGTGGAGGAGCTGCCCAAAACCCGCTCGGGCAAGATTGCCCGCCAGGCTCTGCGCGGCGCGGCCGAGGGCCGAATGGGAGACGTTTCCGGGTTGGCAGACCCCTCGGTGATGGGCGCGCTTTTGGACGGGAAGGATTCCCTCTTTTAA
- a CDS encoding ABC transporter permease, which produces MAIPLSYSWRNLLTRRATTILTAGGMALVVFVFTATLMLAEGLRQTLVATGSPDNAVVLRKSSETEVQSSMERSAANVVASRPEVAVDGEGRLSAAKELVVLISLPKKSGTSSNVAIRGTNYASIELRPQVVLREGRLPEPGSTEIMVGQSVISKFSGVSLGQSLRFGQRDWTVVGVFDAGNTGFASEIWGDAEQLMQAFRRQAYSVTVVKLKSRDDFNAFKTAIEADPRLQAEVKEERQYYEDQSKALSRFLRVLGITLTGIFSIGAMLGAMITMYSAVATRVGEIGTMRALGFKRRAILAAFLAESLLLGFLGGAGGLFFSSFLSFLTFSTTNFQTFAELAFRFTLTGEIVTWSLGFALFMGVAGGFLPALRASRLNIVEALRSG; this is translated from the coding sequence GTGGCCATCCCGTTGAGCTACTCCTGGCGCAACCTGCTCACCCGCAGGGCCACCACCATCCTCACCGCTGGAGGCATGGCCTTGGTGGTTTTCGTGTTTACGGCCACCCTCATGTTGGCCGAGGGGCTGCGCCAGACTCTGGTGGCAACCGGAAGCCCTGACAACGCGGTGGTGCTCCGTAAAAGCTCCGAGACCGAGGTCCAGTCATCGATGGAGCGCAGCGCGGCCAACGTGGTTGCCTCCAGGCCAGAGGTCGCGGTGGATGGTGAAGGGCGGCTTTCCGCAGCCAAGGAACTGGTGGTTCTGATCTCTCTGCCCAAAAAAAGCGGCACATCCTCAAATGTGGCCATAAGGGGAACCAACTACGCTTCCATCGAATTGCGACCGCAGGTCGTGCTCCGGGAAGGTCGCCTGCCAGAACCCGGCTCAACGGAGATCATGGTTGGCCAAAGCGTGATTTCCAAATTCTCTGGGGTGAGCCTTGGGCAATCGCTTCGTTTCGGACAGCGCGACTGGACTGTTGTTGGTGTCTTCGACGCCGGAAACACCGGATTCGCCTCTGAGATTTGGGGTGATGCGGAGCAGCTCATGCAGGCTTTTCGACGCCAAGCCTATTCCGTCACCGTGGTGAAGCTCAAGTCACGCGATGACTTTAACGCCTTCAAGACAGCCATAGAGGCGGACCCGCGTTTGCAAGCGGAAGTGAAGGAGGAGCGCCAGTACTACGAGGACCAGTCCAAGGCCTTGTCGCGCTTTCTGCGGGTGCTGGGTATAACTCTCACGGGCATTTTTTCCATAGGGGCAATGCTCGGTGCAATGATCACCATGTACTCGGCCGTGGCCACCAGGGTGGGGGAGATCGGCACAATGAGGGCGCTTGGGTTCAAGCGCCGGGCGATACTGGCGGCTTTCCTGGCGGAGTCGCTCCTGCTGGGTTTCTTGGGCGGGGCAGGGGGGCTCTTCTTCTCGTCGTTTCTGTCTTTTTTGACCTTTTCCACCACCAACTTCCAGACCTTCGCGGAGCTGGCCTTCCGGTTCACGCTCACAGGCGAGATTGTCACCTGGTCTCTGGGGTTCGCCCTGTTCATGGGCGTGGCTGGCGGTTTTTTACCCGCGCTTCGAGCCTCACGCTTGAATATCGTTGAAGCGCTCAGGTCGGGGTAG